A stretch of the Mycobacteroides immunogenum genome encodes the following:
- a CDS encoding SulP family inorganic anion transporter has product MSSALGPFQNYDATKARRDIIAGLTVAAISLPQAMAYALIAGVDPKYGVYSAIVVTTIASIFGSSSHLINGPTSAISLLVFSSLAFLDPENRTGLFEALFLLGVLVGAIQILIAVFKLGDLTRYISESVVIGFMASAALLLAIGQLANAIGVRDKGDGHMQVLQRAWLTLFHGDAVNYRALFLSVSAVVLAVLLRRVVQRYGLPQIDMLLVLIVTAVIAYVYGWSVPDGTGHTDVKISGKIPASLPEFHIPDVQVSTLGELSHGALAIAFIGLIEALSIAKAIAHHTGQQIDYNRQILAEGLANLTGGFFQSLPGSGSLSRSAINYQSGAATRFSGIISAATVTIALLLFAPLLRFIPQAALAGLLLVTAVRLVDFRRLAYAVKASRYDAGLVIITALVGVAVNLDTAVLVGVVLSILLFVPRAAKLKAAELVVTDEGVIRERTSQDRPTGAGAPVIYDLEGELFFGAAPELDRYLDALQVRIRDDNLKVVILRLKRVRHPDVVCIERLEHFIREQQQLGVTVLLAGVRPDSLALLENVGFADWLPAEQVFPEEDKEFSATLRAVRYAQTRLEETPSGPVANQEKLYYLV; this is encoded by the coding sequence ATGTCTTCGGCACTGGGACCATTCCAGAACTACGACGCGACCAAGGCCCGTCGCGACATCATCGCCGGTTTGACGGTGGCGGCGATATCGCTGCCCCAGGCCATGGCCTACGCGCTGATCGCCGGGGTCGATCCCAAATACGGCGTCTACTCCGCGATCGTGGTCACCACCATCGCGTCCATATTCGGTTCGTCATCGCACCTCATCAACGGGCCCACCAGCGCGATCTCGCTGCTGGTCTTCAGCTCGCTGGCCTTCCTGGACCCCGAGAACCGCACCGGACTGTTCGAGGCGCTGTTCCTGCTGGGTGTGCTGGTCGGGGCTATCCAGATTCTCATCGCGGTCTTCAAACTCGGCGACCTCACCCGGTACATCTCGGAGTCTGTCGTCATCGGATTCATGGCGAGTGCCGCCCTGCTGCTCGCCATCGGCCAGCTGGCGAACGCAATCGGTGTGCGGGACAAGGGAGATGGCCACATGCAGGTGCTGCAGCGCGCCTGGCTCACCCTGTTCCACGGCGATGCGGTGAATTACCGCGCGCTGTTCCTGAGCGTCTCCGCGGTGGTGCTGGCGGTGCTCCTGCGCCGGGTGGTCCAGCGCTATGGTCTGCCGCAGATCGACATGCTGCTGGTGCTGATCGTCACCGCCGTAATCGCTTACGTGTACGGCTGGTCGGTGCCCGACGGCACGGGACACACCGATGTGAAGATCTCCGGCAAAATCCCGGCCAGCCTCCCGGAATTCCACATTCCCGACGTACAGGTGAGCACACTCGGCGAGTTGTCACATGGCGCGCTGGCCATCGCGTTCATCGGCCTGATCGAGGCGTTGTCCATCGCCAAGGCCATCGCACACCACACCGGGCAGCAGATCGACTACAACCGGCAGATCCTCGCCGAGGGCCTGGCCAACCTCACCGGTGGCTTCTTCCAGAGCCTGCCCGGTTCGGGCTCGCTGTCACGTTCGGCGATCAACTATCAGTCAGGTGCGGCGACAAGGTTCTCCGGAATAATCAGCGCCGCAACGGTAACCATCGCACTGCTGCTCTTCGCCCCGTTATTGCGTTTCATTCCCCAGGCGGCGCTGGCGGGCCTGCTGTTGGTGACCGCGGTGCGGTTGGTCGACTTCCGGCGGCTCGCCTATGCGGTGAAGGCGTCACGCTATGACGCCGGTCTGGTCATCATCACGGCGCTGGTGGGCGTGGCCGTGAACCTGGACACCGCCGTGCTGGTGGGCGTGGTGCTCTCGATCCTGCTGTTCGTGCCCCGCGCGGCCAAGCTCAAAGCGGCCGAACTCGTCGTCACGGACGAGGGCGTCATCCGTGAACGCACCTCTCAGGACAGACCGACCGGCGCCGGCGCGCCCGTCATCTATGACCTTGAGGGCGAGCTGTTCTTCGGTGCCGCACCGGAACTCGACCGCTATCTCGACGCCTTGCAAGTCAGGATCCGTGACGACAATCTGAAGGTAGTGATCCTGCGACTCAAGCGGGTACGCCACCCCGACGTGGTCTGCATCGAACGTCTCGAACACTTCATCCGGGAACAACAGCAGCTCGGCGTGACCGTCCTGCTGGCCGGGGTGCGCCCGGATTCCCTTGCGCTGCTGGAGAATGTCGGCTTTGCCGATTGGTTACCCGCCGAGCAGGTCTTCCCGGAGGAGGACAAGGAGTTCTCCGCGACGCTGCGCGCTGTTCGGTATGCGCAGACCCGGTTGGAGGAAACGCCCTCCGGCCCGGTAGCCAACCAAGAGAAGCTGTACTACCTGGTGTGA
- a CDS encoding metal-dependent hydrolase gives MTVAAQASYPKTRRIAFRFDESESGDRYFANNDIAFSHTVAFLSAVFPPGEDIFVRSVRRYRDKIADPDLKKRVAGFIGQEMTHGLHHRDLNKQLAEMGYPTAWFEYILNSTERMEKFLDEQFPDPDRCRRFRHLLLAFTVGAEHFTAVLAENVLSRPELQHMMTDPEIKNLLNWHAIEELEHKSVAFDVYRAIGGSETLRINMMRVLANIVIPVGVLSSWVSILTTDPVGRKQPWRVLRETVGVVRGPLLRGFYREMKPFMRKGFHPDDIDTNALLNEWQDRLFGAEGELVGHLK, from the coding sequence ATGACCGTCGCTGCCCAGGCGAGCTACCCGAAGACCCGGCGGATCGCCTTCCGCTTCGATGAGTCGGAGTCCGGTGACCGGTATTTCGCGAACAACGACATCGCGTTCAGCCACACGGTCGCGTTCTTGTCGGCCGTTTTCCCGCCCGGGGAGGACATCTTCGTCCGGTCGGTGCGCAGGTATCGCGACAAGATCGCCGATCCCGACCTCAAGAAGCGGGTAGCCGGTTTTATCGGTCAGGAGATGACCCACGGGTTGCATCACCGCGATCTGAACAAGCAACTTGCCGAGATGGGTTATCCGACAGCGTGGTTCGAGTACATCCTGAACAGCACCGAGCGCATGGAGAAGTTTCTTGATGAGCAGTTTCCAGACCCGGACCGCTGCCGGCGATTCCGGCACCTGCTGCTGGCTTTCACCGTCGGTGCCGAACACTTCACCGCGGTGCTGGCCGAGAACGTGCTGAGCCGCCCGGAGCTGCAGCACATGATGACGGACCCCGAGATCAAGAACCTGCTCAACTGGCACGCCATCGAGGAACTGGAGCACAAATCCGTTGCCTTCGATGTCTACCGAGCAATCGGAGGATCGGAAACGTTGCGTATCAACATGATGCGAGTGCTGGCCAACATCGTCATACCGGTTGGTGTGCTCTCGTCCTGGGTTTCGATCCTGACCACCGACCCCGTCGGCCGGAAGCAGCCGTGGCGGGTGTTGCGCGAAACCGTGGGCGTTGTGCGCGGTCCCTTGCTCCGCGGTTTCTACCGCGAGATGAAGCCATTCATGCGTAAGGGCTTCCATCCCGACGACATCGACACCAACGCGCTGCTCAACGAGTGGCAGGACAGGTTGTTCGGTGCCGAAGGGGAACTGGTCGGCCACTTGAAATGA
- a CDS encoding cytochrome P450 has protein sequence MTLKHDARLVRTTTKPVVRSLISNASDELRAKVRRRTFAGVQETAFDPMDPQTAANPHAGYRELLAGGRVHYNRKRNIFILCRYEDVRAAARNDALLSNRDGVVRARFEVPVLLNMDRPRHTELRRKALPGFTRGALDGWAPTVDRLAAALVTGLLDTPEADVVEHLAVPLPMQMIAHILGIPPEDEAFFRHWSNESVRVANVEFSAKGLMQVPGTLNGVRHLHDYFMTQLGRGNLLGSDTMLGRLVADAGEGQISHDELFYFALLLLLAGNETTTNLLSTMFLTLSENPEQFELIRADPALIAGAVEEQLRYSSPIQNFYRTATKDYVVGGAVIPAGSRVALLWGAANRDPREFDDPDRFLAARPVSQHVAFGSGVHLCLGAGLARMEGQAVLRELVNRVQRIEIADTPRWTTNSSLRGLERLRVRLVAR, from the coding sequence ATGACGCTCAAACACGACGCCAGGCTGGTGCGCACCACCACCAAACCGGTGGTGCGGTCCCTGATCTCCAATGCCTCGGACGAGCTGCGGGCTAAGGTACGCCGCCGCACGTTCGCCGGTGTGCAGGAGACCGCGTTTGATCCCATGGACCCGCAGACGGCGGCCAATCCGCACGCGGGTTACCGGGAGCTGCTGGCCGGCGGCCGTGTGCATTACAACCGCAAACGCAACATTTTCATCTTGTGCCGGTATGAGGATGTGCGGGCGGCGGCACGCAACGACGCGCTGCTGTCCAACCGAGATGGTGTGGTGCGGGCCAGGTTCGAGGTTCCGGTCCTGCTGAACATGGACCGGCCCCGACATACCGAGCTGCGCCGCAAGGCGTTGCCCGGCTTTACGCGCGGTGCGCTGGACGGCTGGGCGCCCACGGTGGACCGTTTGGCGGCGGCACTGGTGACCGGGCTGCTGGACACCCCAGAGGCAGATGTCGTTGAACACCTGGCGGTTCCGTTGCCCATGCAGATGATCGCGCATATCCTCGGCATACCGCCGGAGGATGAGGCGTTCTTCCGGCACTGGTCCAACGAGTCGGTGCGCGTCGCCAACGTCGAATTCAGCGCCAAGGGCCTCATGCAGGTTCCGGGCACACTCAACGGGGTGCGGCATCTGCACGACTACTTCATGACTCAGCTCGGCAGGGGAAATCTGCTGGGGTCGGACACGATGCTGGGCAGACTGGTCGCCGACGCCGGAGAGGGGCAGATCAGCCACGACGAGCTGTTCTACTTCGCGTTGCTGCTCCTGCTGGCAGGCAATGAGACCACCACAAATCTGTTGAGCACCATGTTCTTGACCCTGTCGGAGAACCCGGAACAGTTCGAACTCATTCGGGCAGACCCCGCTCTTATCGCCGGAGCCGTCGAAGAGCAGCTGCGGTACTCCTCACCGATACAAAACTTCTATCGCACGGCCACAAAAGATTACGTAGTCGGCGGCGCGGTGATTCCGGCCGGATCACGCGTCGCGCTGCTATGGGGTGCGGCCAACCGGGACCCACGCGAGTTCGATGATCCGGATCGCTTTCTTGCCGCCCGACCGGTCAGCCAGCATGTGGCGTTCGGATCGGGTGTTCATCTCTGCTTGGGGGCTGGCCTGGCCCGCATGGAGGGGCAGGCGGTATTGCGCGAACTCGTAAACCGAGTGCAACGCATCGAGATCGCCGACACCCCTCGCTGGACCACCAACAGCTCATTGCGGGGGTTGGAGCGGCTCCGGGTGCGGCTGGTGGCTCGCTAA
- a CDS encoding TIGR03086 family metal-binding protein: MTTALSPLETVANARAALYEVVSRLTEADNDKPTPNAKFTVAQLTDHLQNSIKLLGGAAGVDIDLTTEGSVADRLLPQSQAVVDGWQRRGIDGTVRLPIGEYPAEVAVRILSSEFLVHAWDYAVATGQEFDPMDELTTGVLESVRMIIQPERRDGDFFADEVPVPEDSPSLVKLIAFTGRNPGWSPAS, from the coding sequence ATGACCACCGCACTCAGCCCCCTGGAGACCGTCGCCAACGCCCGCGCCGCACTGTACGAGGTCGTCAGCAGACTCACCGAGGCAGACAACGACAAGCCGACACCCAACGCCAAGTTCACCGTCGCTCAGCTCACCGATCATCTGCAGAACTCCATCAAACTGCTTGGCGGAGCGGCGGGTGTCGACATCGACCTCACCACCGAAGGTTCCGTGGCCGACCGTCTGCTGCCCCAGTCGCAGGCGGTTGTCGACGGCTGGCAGCGCCGCGGCATCGACGGGACGGTCCGCCTTCCGATCGGCGAGTACCCCGCCGAAGTCGCCGTCCGCATCCTGAGTTCGGAGTTCCTGGTCCATGCCTGGGATTACGCCGTGGCCACCGGTCAGGAGTTCGATCCGATGGATGAACTCACTACCGGTGTCCTGGAATCGGTGCGCATGATCATCCAGCCGGAGCGCCGCGACGGGGACTTCTTCGCCGACGAGGTACCGGTGCCCGAGGACTCCCCGAGCTTGGTGAAACTCATCGCCTTCACCGGCCGCAACCCGGGATGGTCACCGGCAAGCTGA
- a CDS encoding TerC family protein yields MDFTLALTPDLVAVFLTLFVLEVVLGIDNVIFISILASKLPDGKQARARNLGLTLAMVMRVGLVFLAGWIITLKEDVLEVFGHGFSIKDFILIAGGLFLVYKAVHEIHLKLEGAPEDSESSSGETTFRAVLVQILLLDLVFSLDSVITAVGMTSNMIVIVTVVVLSFGIMLFASRFVFAFVNRHPTVKMLALSFLLLIGVFLIADGFGIKIDKAMIYGPMAFAILVEALNLLAAARKARQDNMVRQPIALRPSYPGIDESVAIAAATSAGPDSGSVGLSRKPVAGAGAGGDERAGLG; encoded by the coding sequence GTGGACTTCACCCTGGCGCTAACCCCTGATCTGGTGGCCGTCTTCCTCACCCTGTTCGTGCTGGAGGTGGTGCTGGGAATCGACAACGTCATCTTCATCTCGATACTGGCCAGCAAGCTGCCCGACGGAAAGCAGGCCCGCGCCCGCAATCTGGGGCTCACACTGGCAATGGTCATGCGGGTCGGTCTGGTCTTCCTGGCCGGGTGGATCATCACCCTCAAAGAAGACGTGTTGGAGGTATTCGGCCACGGCTTCTCGATCAAGGACTTCATCCTGATCGCGGGCGGGCTGTTCCTGGTCTACAAGGCCGTCCACGAAATACATTTGAAGCTCGAAGGCGCTCCCGAGGACAGCGAATCATCCAGCGGAGAAACCACATTCAGGGCTGTGCTGGTGCAGATACTGCTGCTGGACCTGGTGTTCTCGCTGGATTCGGTGATCACCGCGGTGGGTATGACCAGCAACATGATCGTCATTGTCACCGTCGTGGTGCTCTCCTTCGGGATCATGCTGTTCGCCTCCCGCTTCGTCTTCGCCTTCGTCAACCGCCACCCCACCGTCAAGATGCTTGCGCTGTCTTTCCTGCTGCTTATCGGGGTATTCCTGATCGCCGACGGCTTCGGGATCAAGATCGACAAGGCCATGATCTATGGCCCAATGGCGTTCGCGATTCTCGTCGAGGCACTCAATCTGCTGGCAGCGGCGCGAAAAGCCCGGCAGGACAACATGGTCCGTCAGCCCATTGCGCTGCGGCCCAGCTATCCGGGTATCGACGAGTCCGTCGCGATTGCGGCAGCCACCTCCGCGGGGCCCGATTCGGGGTCGGTCGGATTGTCCCGCAAGCCCGTTGCCGGTGCCGGTGCCGGCGGTGACGAGCGCGCAGGACTTGGTTAG
- a CDS encoding TetR/AcrR family transcriptional regulator, giving the protein MAGGTKRLPRAVREQQMLDAAVQEFALNGFRDTSMDAIAAAAKISKPMLYLYYGSKEDLFVACLRRELGRFVEAVRGDIDLTQSPRDVLSTTVVSFLNYVDTHRASWIVIYGQATSTQLFAKQVREGRDRIIELVARLIKAASPEIDPDTDYDAMAVALVGGGEAVASRVATGDIKVESAKDTLLNLGWRGLRGRPRDEPVAKRA; this is encoded by the coding sequence ATGGCGGGTGGTACCAAGCGGCTGCCCCGTGCCGTTCGGGAGCAGCAGATGCTCGATGCCGCGGTGCAGGAGTTCGCGCTCAATGGCTTCCGGGATACCTCGATGGATGCCATCGCGGCGGCAGCCAAGATTTCCAAGCCGATGCTGTACCTGTACTACGGCTCCAAGGAAGATCTGTTTGTCGCCTGCCTGCGCCGTGAACTCGGCCGGTTTGTCGAGGCGGTGCGCGGCGATATCGATCTGACTCAATCGCCCCGAGATGTGTTGAGCACCACCGTCGTATCATTTCTCAACTACGTCGATACCCACCGGGCGTCGTGGATCGTGATCTATGGACAGGCCACCAGCACGCAGCTGTTCGCCAAGCAGGTGCGTGAGGGCCGCGACAGGATCATCGAATTGGTGGCGCGGCTGATCAAGGCCGCATCGCCGGAGATCGACCCGGACACCGATTACGACGCCATGGCCGTAGCGCTTGTCGGTGGCGGGGAGGCCGTCGCGTCGCGAGTGGCCACCGGCGATATCAAGGTCGAGAGTGCCAAGGACACATTGCTCAACCTGGGCTGGCGCGGTCTGCGCGGTCGTCCGCGCGATGAACCCGTGGCCAAGCGCGCCTAG
- a CDS encoding sulfate ABC transporter substrate-binding protein, with translation MPADEDHQEAPPVDWRAVLRQLPLLNILGVVAVLVAATLVVVKNLPDHGTDQLLNVSYDPTRELYNVLDGTFTKRYKDKTGKTIEIKRTNGGSARQARSVLDGSQRADVVSLASVSDVDTLSLRGLIAPNWRQRLPNNSVPYTSTIVFVVRKGNPRGIHDWPDLVKENVSVITPNPRTSGNGQLSVLAAWGSVVTRGGTEADARAYLTALFRNVAALDSGARGATNTFSVQRLGDVHLTWENEAINEVDANKNELEIVYPPVSIRAEPAVAWVDANLGDAKRAAIAKAYLEYLFTDEAQEVAAQRGYRPFKPEILARHSNTLPTITLFPITAIATSWDDARQKFFSDNGIYETIPRNTDRGTTTFASDRQGR, from the coding sequence GTGCCAGCGGACGAGGATCACCAAGAAGCGCCACCCGTCGACTGGCGGGCAGTGCTGCGCCAGCTGCCGCTGCTCAACATCCTCGGCGTGGTCGCCGTCCTGGTGGCGGCGACGCTGGTGGTGGTTAAGAACCTGCCCGACCACGGCACCGACCAGCTGCTCAACGTCTCCTACGACCCGACGCGTGAGCTCTACAACGTTCTCGACGGCACCTTCACCAAGCGGTACAAGGACAAGACCGGCAAGACGATCGAGATCAAGCGCACCAACGGTGGCTCGGCCCGGCAGGCCCGCAGCGTGCTGGACGGCAGTCAGCGCGCGGACGTGGTGTCGCTGGCATCGGTCAGCGACGTGGACACGCTCAGCCTGCGCGGCCTGATCGCGCCGAACTGGCGCCAACGGTTACCCAACAACTCGGTCCCGTACACCTCGACCATCGTCTTCGTCGTCCGCAAGGGCAACCCGCGCGGTATCCATGACTGGCCGGATCTCGTCAAGGAAAACGTCTCCGTTATCACGCCGAATCCGCGTACCTCCGGCAATGGACAGCTTTCGGTGCTCGCGGCCTGGGGCTCGGTGGTGACACGAGGCGGAACCGAAGCCGACGCGCGCGCCTACCTCACCGCTCTCTTCCGGAACGTCGCGGCCCTCGACAGCGGTGCGCGCGGCGCCACCAACACGTTCTCAGTTCAGCGACTCGGCGATGTGCACCTGACCTGGGAGAACGAGGCCATCAACGAGGTCGACGCCAACAAGAACGAACTCGAGATCGTCTATCCGCCGGTGAGTATTCGCGCCGAACCGGCGGTCGCCTGGGTGGATGCCAATCTGGGTGATGCCAAGCGGGCCGCGATAGCCAAGGCCTACCTGGAGTACCTCTTCACCGATGAGGCGCAGGAGGTCGCCGCCCAGCGCGGCTATCGTCCGTTCAAGCCCGAAATCCTTGCCCGGCACAGCAATACGCTGCCCACGATCACCCTGTTCCCCATCACCGCGATCGCGACCAGCTGGGATGACGCACGTCAGAAGTTCTTCTCCGACAACGGGATTTACGAAACCATCCCGCGCAATACCGACCGTGGCACCACCACCTTCGCCTCCGACAGACAAGGACGCTAG